The proteins below are encoded in one region of Chloroflexota bacterium:
- a CDS encoding PadR family transcriptional regulator has protein sequence MAPTLPELGRFAEPALLILVSLSAGPNHGYAIMTDVEAATGRPLGPGTLYAALARLEDRGLVEALPAVDRRRPYRLTAVGETSLADQLQQLADFAALGLRRLGAAAR, from the coding sequence GGCCGGTTCGCCGAGCCGGCGCTTCTCATCCTCGTCAGCCTGAGCGCCGGTCCGAACCACGGCTACGCGATCATGACGGACGTGGAGGCCGCGACGGGCCGCCCGCTGGGCCCGGGGACTCTCTATGCCGCGCTTGCCCGGCTCGAGGACCGCGGCCTCGTCGAGGCTCTCCCCGCGGTCGACCGGCGGCGCCCGTATCGGCTCACGGCGGTCGGGGAGACGAGTCTCGCCGACCAGCTCCAGCAGCTCGCCGACTTCGCCGCGCTCGGCCTCCGCCGGCTCGGAGCGGCGGCCCGATGA